From Leishmania braziliensis MHOM/BR/75/M2904 complete genome, chromosome 35:
TAGTAATGTAGCGATGTTGCCTTTTTCCCCCACGCACCCTCTCTTTATTTGTTTGTGTGCCTCTCCTATCAGCATGCCAAAGTTCATTGAGGGCAGCAGAGGCTCTGGAATCTGTGCTGCCGTCTACGAATATTTTTATTACTTTTTGTTCCCGAGAAGCTTCAGTACGTGCAGCGTCTTCTGATCGGGGTGATGGAGATATGGACGGAACAGGTGTGAAGTTTGCTTCCCCATTTCGACTTGTTGTGCGCGTGAACTCGCCCTCTCCACCTCGCGCAACTCGTGCGCAACAAGAGTGAAAAGCCTGTGTTCTCGCACCTGTAtccttcgttttctcttttttttcactCACTATAGCTTCTCCGCCATGTCAGCCGGCATGAAGGGTGTCGCTGCGGATGAGGTGGCGAAGTTCGCTGCACTGCAGAAACACTGGTGGGATCCGACAGGACCGCTGCGCTCTTTGCATCTCTTGAACCCGATCCGTGTGAGCTACGTGAACGACATTGTACGGTCGTATGCTAAGGCCGGCGGCAGCTTGACCGATGCGTCGATCGGTCTCCTCGGCAGCCACGGAATCACACCGCAACATCAAATTCTGGATGTcggttgcggcggcggtatTCTGGCCGAGAGCTTAGCTCGTATTGGGGGCACCGTCACCGGCATCGACGCCTGCGCTGAGTCCATCGAGGTTGCGGAGAAGCGTCGTCAGGAAATGGCTGCAAATTTcggtgcctcctcctcgccctccaaCTGGTCCCAGCGGCTTTCCTACCgccacgtctctctctttgacattgtggagcaggagaagcagcagttTGACATAGTCGTGGCGAGTGAAGTAATCGAGCACGTGAGTGATGCACGCGCGTTTCTGCAGGCCCTCTGTGAGGCGACGAGGCCTGGTGGGCTTCTCTTCTTGTCAACCATAGACAAGTCACTGACGACTGCCATCGTGTACATCGGGGTGGCGGAGATGCTCACAGGCTTCGTGGAGCCAGGCACGCACGACTGGCGGAAATTTATTCCGCCGGATGACGTCACCGCGTTTGCACAGCGCTTCAGCGTGCGCAAGGTGGACCAACACTACATCGTCACTTACCCTGATTTCTTTCAGTCCGCCGTTTCGGGCGACTTCCAGGTAAACTTTTGCCTTTCGAATAGCGTGAACACAGGGCATTACTTCTGGGCAGGCCGTAAGTCCCCTCagacagaagagaaaagggcaaCCATGCCTCCTGGCGGATGATAGGTGCCACACGTACGTGAGCACTGCAGAACGAACTTTCACTGCACTCCCATGAATAGCCGTACAAGTCAATCTGAATCCTACACGCAGCATGCCAACGTTGTTTCTCCTCAGCGGCTGCGTTttcgcgcgcgtgtgcgtgtgccgtATCTTACGTGGCCACCTCTAGGTAACGCTTGGCCTCCATTCAAAGGGGAGGGTTGTTTTCTCCAGCGGCCCCCCCCTCGCATGGTGTCGAACGCCATAGTGAGAGCCGAAGAAAGTACAGCTTCTCTACATCAAGGCAAACGACCAAGCGGAAAAAACGACGAAAGAACAGGCAGTAGAGGTGGCAAACCTTTCTCTCCGTGCGTGCTcacacggcgctgcgtcggtcTTTACACAGACTGAACTTTCCACCTTCCCATTCcattattattatttttaCTCTCGGTGTTCTCTTACGTCGAAAAGACTCTTGACTCGCGTGAAGCATGCGGACTCTCGCCCACGGAAACAGAGAGCGCATGCGGCGCCTTTCAGCAAGCATGAGTGGTGGTGACTCACAGGAAACGTAGGTGCACCCATGTAATGCTACTGAGAAGTTGAGTTAGTTTCTCGCTGCGGCCTTGTACAGGATGTGCATGCGGCGTAACGTGATGGCTTCGTTGTCACACGGCGTTGCTCATGTGCGTTCCAAGACGAGTTCCCTTTAGCGGTTTCCTTCACGTCCCTTCATTCGCCTTCTCCtaactcccccccccttttgctTCGTGCGTCGCATTGGCTTCCATAAACATGTCAATGATGAGCACACAACACGACTATTCTCACTTATCTTGCGGAGTAGTTTGAGATTGCCGGACTGAGTCGATATACCCTATCACACGCCTACACACCCACAATACCAAGCTgacttttcttctttttttttttttactcgTATTCTGCTGCATTTTTGtgcaccctccctctccagaCGCTCTCGCTTGGGTGGAGTCATTAAGTCCGTTGGTGCTACTTCACTGAGAAAAATTCACCAGTTTGATTCCGTCTTTCTCTTACACTCGTTTGAGGCGAGCACGTGAGCCGAGGCGACAGGAGCGCTGTGAACGGTCATCTCCATCTGCGTGgacttcccctttcctcgcaTCCACGCCCataaaaacaaaacaaaacacggCTCTATTCAAGGCAATTTTACCCCACAATGTCCTCTAGTATCTCATCTCCGCTGCTTctggaggcggaggtcgcgccagcacctcACGGCACTATCCGCTTTGAGGATCTCGGTGAGCCCGTTCAACGTCTCCTGCGATCCCTAAAGGGGGACGTTAGTGATGAGGATATGGCATTACTCGAGTATGTATCCGTGAGGGACATGGCAAAGATCTACAGCGAAATGGCGACGGATCGCCACGTCGAAGAGATTTGGCTGGAACTCCGGAGTGCACTGCAGGCCCGTAAGGAGAAGATGGCGCGTCGAGAGGCAGAGTTGGCGGAAAAGCAGCGCGCGCTTGAGGCGGATCAGAGGGCTGAGGAAGAGCGGCTAcgacagcagctggaggaggaagagcgcgAACGCATCGCTTCTGAGGAAGCACGGCACCAACGACGCGAGGATCGCCGGCGACTCCGAGCGGAGaaggccgctgctgcggcagctgcggaggaagaggtagctgcgcaggcggcagccgcggcggaggaagcagcggaggaggctgccgcagctgccgaggaggcagAACGGCAGCGAAGGGCAGAAAAGAAGCGCAAGCGCCGCGAGGCTCGCGCAcgtgagctgcaggaggagaaggacgcCCTCGCCGCTGAACGCGCCTCCCAcgaggcaaaaaaaaagcagaagTCTTTGAACCAGCAGAAAGACTGGAGTGAGTTTGTGCAGAGTCATCCTCTCGAGTACGCGCAGTCAGACTTGGTGgacggtgcgcagcagcagctaccCACCGTGATTGAGCAGAAGGAGCTGAGGCACACTCTCAACGCCCCTCCTGTTGTGTCAGAGAAGCTGCTCAGCCGTACCTACACCCCGGCATGCGGGGCATGTGGTAGCCGCTTTGATCGCCCGCCACGTGAGTGGAACTGCCCAATGTGTAATCGGCGCTACGGGAAGACAGTGAAGGTCTGGCAGCCGGACAACGACACGGACAACTGCATGATGTGCAAAGAGCCCATCGGGCGATGGTCAAGGCATCACTGCCGCAACTGCGGTCGACTCGTCTGCGCCAACTGCTCTGAAAAGAGAGCCATCATCGAAGACTTGGGCTACGACATACCGGCGCGCGTCTGCTACGACTGCTACCGCTTGCGGCCGTAGTCAAGAAGCTTCACGAGGGTCTTCGGAAAAGAAGCGAttagcagcagcacagcgcctCACTCTCCACAGTGGGGTCGCTCCCACCCCGCACCGCTGTCTTTTTGTGTCTGACTCTTCGACCGGCCCGGATGTACTCTCTGTACCCATGCGCACACGTGTGaattcacccccccccccccgcatGCTTGCAGGCGTACCTCagctgctctttctctctcccccctcctcgtgcgCACCTTCTTGCAACTTCGTGCTTTTGCTCTTGACTATATCATCCCGCTCACGCCCATTTTACAGCTGCGAGACTGTTGTCTCTGGAGTCACGTTGGATGACTCATGGAGCTACGCGCGCTGACAATTCTTCTCGAGGTCCTTCTTCATTGTACTTGACGGCCTGCGTCAGTGTCGGCGCTGCCCTTTAGTTCGTCGTGGATGAGCTGCACGACAAGAAGAGAGTACGGTGCACAAATATGAGTCTGGTCCTTACAGGGTGAGTTCT
This genomic window contains:
- a CDS encoding putative 3-demethylubiquinone-9 3-methyltransferase, with the translated sequence MKGVAADEVAKFAALQKHWWDPTGPLRSLHLLNPIRVSYVNDIVRSYAKAGGSLTDASIGLLGSHGITPQHQILDVGCGGGILAESLARIGGTVTGIDACAESIEVAEKRRQEMAANFGASSSPSNWSQRLSYRHVSLFDIVEQEKQQFDIVVASEVIEHVSDARAFLQALCEATRPGGLLFLSTIDKSLTTAIVYIGVAEMLTGFVEPGTHDWRKFIPPDDVTAFAQRFSVRKVDQHYIVTYPDFFQSAVSGDFQVNFCLSNSVNTGHYFWAGRKSPQTEEKRATMPPGG